The proteins below are encoded in one region of Clostridium fermenticellae:
- a CDS encoding PDZ domain-containing protein has translation MTILLYTLKAIAFALTNPYYIIILTILGILLYRKNKRTTVMQKMIIGSPINSSLELTISQIVMGIFAGALASIIMSYCGIVFDENSPIDLIFLLSIVLMFFNPKFICFSYSASLLGAISLILTYASYLTQNQDLNFINLDIVSVMSMVAVLHFVEGILVFIDGNTGYIPVFTNKDGRIIGGFALQRYWIIPIAILFMLHNVDPNTLNSASHTPMPNWWPILKGSISTDVLKNAIISLIPFYGVLGYNSVTFTRNKKQKAHMSGGITLLYSLILFGLARLAAFNIFFKILVIVFAPAAHEAMIILQRYLEVKGKPKYISSEDGIMVLEVAPNSPANEMGIKTGDLLIEVNNMKIEDENKVFEAIRETSSFVWFKVKRVTGKIEDLTYNKMNPQKRLGIVFVPRSIPRDSTVIKVGESKFDTILEKIKNKKDGDDDR, from the coding sequence ATGACAATTTTATTATATACATTAAAGGCAATTGCATTTGCACTTACAAATCCATATTATATTATTATATTGACTATACTCGGAATACTTTTATACAGAAAAAATAAGAGAACAACTGTCATGCAGAAAATGATAATAGGTTCACCTATAAATTCCTCGCTGGAACTTACCATATCACAGATAGTAATGGGGATATTTGCCGGAGCTTTAGCTAGTATAATAATGTCTTACTGCGGAATAGTATTTGATGAAAATTCGCCGATTGATTTAATATTTTTATTGTCAATAGTTTTAATGTTTTTTAATCCGAAATTTATATGTTTTTCGTATTCAGCATCGCTGCTTGGAGCAATCAGTCTTATTCTTACATATGCATCATATCTTACTCAAAATCAGGACTTGAATTTTATAAATTTGGATATAGTATCTGTAATGAGTATGGTAGCGGTACTGCACTTTGTAGAGGGAATTTTGGTATTTATAGATGGTAATACCGGATACATACCTGTATTTACAAATAAAGATGGTAGAATAATAGGAGGATTTGCTCTCCAGAGATATTGGATTATTCCAATTGCAATATTATTTATGTTACATAATGTAGATCCAAATACTTTGAATTCAGCTTCTCATACGCCAATGCCAAATTGGTGGCCTATTTTAAAGGGATCCATTTCAACAGATGTGTTGAAAAATGCAATAATTTCACTTATACCATTTTATGGGGTCCTTGGATATAATAGTGTGACATTTACCAGGAATAAAAAACAAAAAGCACATATGTCTGGTGGGATTACGTTATTATACAGTTTAATTCTATTTGGACTTGCACGATTAGCGGCTTTTAATATCTTTTTTAAGATATTAGTAATTGTATTTGCACCTGCTGCTCATGAGGCAATGATTATATTACAACGATACCTTGAGGTAAAGGGTAAACCAAAGTATATAAGCAGTGAAGATGGAATAATGGTACTTGAGGTAGCTCCTAATTCTCCTGCAAATGAAATGGGAATAAAAACTGGTGATTTATTAATAGAAGTGAATAATATGAAGATAGAAGATGAAAATAAGGTATTTGAGGCTATTAGAGAAACATCAAGTTTTGTATGGTTTAAGGTTAAAAGGGTAACAGGTAAAATAGAGGATTTGACATATAATAAAATGAATCCTCAAAAAAGACTTGGAATAGTATTTGTACCTCGTTCCATTCCTAGAGACAGTACAGTGATTAAGGTGGGTGAATCCAAATTTGATACTATACTTGAAAAGATTAAGAATAAGAAAGATGGGGATGATGATAGATAG
- a CDS encoding FtsW/RodA/SpoVE family cell cycle protein, with protein MDTSKDEKKLLKYTYLLCIVCFANLAILKQPYDKGAIVMAVVTCILIGYSYFIIRKFFSDGDKYIFIFSSILSVIGMVMIYRLNIMYSIKQIIWFAVGVTGFILIVVLFPSLKSFGKYKYFYLIVTVLFMSLGSLMGKEINGSKNWIVIAGYQFQPSEFGKLFLVAYLAAALKDYKSFKNLIEPGIVVMVCIGFMVLQKDLGSALIFFGISITMLYIATSKFKYVAICFGLFCVGAFVSYHIFDHVRARVLIWENPWPYASGKSYQVVQSMFSIASGGFTGSGLGLGHPEYVPVNTTDFIYAALCEELGILMGFAIIILFFLLFYRCMRAAVYGSDVFSRLLAVGYSAMIASQVLVIVGGVMNAIPLTGVTLPLVSYGGSSMLITFFSLGIIQKISEEGR; from the coding sequence TTGGATACTAGCAAGGATGAAAAAAAACTTCTCAAGTATACGTATCTTTTATGTATAGTTTGTTTTGCTAATCTGGCTATTTTAAAACAGCCATATGATAAGGGAGCCATTGTTATGGCTGTAGTCACGTGTATACTTATTGGTTACTCATATTTTATAATAAGGAAATTTTTCTCCGATGGAGATAAATACATATTTATTTTTTCAAGTATATTATCTGTTATAGGTATGGTTATGATTTATAGATTAAATATAATGTATTCTATAAAGCAGATTATATGGTTTGCAGTTGGTGTAACCGGGTTTATATTAATTGTAGTTTTATTCCCCAGTTTAAAAAGTTTTGGTAAGTATAAGTACTTTTATCTTATAGTTACAGTATTATTTATGTCATTAGGAAGTTTAATGGGCAAAGAGATAAACGGATCTAAGAACTGGATTGTAATAGCAGGCTATCAATTTCAGCCATCTGAGTTTGGAAAATTGTTTTTAGTTGCATATCTGGCGGCGGCACTTAAGGATTATAAGTCGTTTAAAAATCTTATAGAACCTGGAATAGTAGTTATGGTATGTATTGGTTTTATGGTATTACAAAAGGATCTTGGATCTGCTTTGATATTCTTTGGAATTTCAATAACGATGCTTTATATAGCTACTTCCAAATTTAAATATGTTGCTATATGTTTCGGGCTATTTTGTGTTGGAGCGTTTGTGAGTTATCATATTTTTGATCATGTTAGGGCAAGAGTTCTTATATGGGAAAATCCATGGCCGTATGCAAGTGGTAAGAGTTATCAAGTTGTTCAGTCAATGTTTTCTATTGCATCCGGCGGATTTACCGGGTCGGGTCTAGGACTTGGACACCCTGAATATGTACCAGTTAATACAACTGATTTTATATATGCCGCTTTATGCGAGGAATTGGGAATACTAATGGGCTTTGCTATAATAATATTGTTTTTTTTATTGTTCTATAGGTGTATGAGGGCAGCTGTATATGGCAGTGATGTGTTTTCAAGGCTTTTAGCAGTAGGATATAGTGCAATGATAGCTTCTCAGGTACTTGTTATTGTAGGAGGAGTTATGAATGCAATTCCACTTACAGGTGTAACATTACCTCTTGTAAGTTATGGTGGAAGTTCCATGTTAATAACGTTTTTCTCGCTCGGAATAATTCAAAAGATATCAGAAGAGGGTAGGTAG
- the uvrB gene encoding excinuclease ABC subunit UvrB, with amino-acid sequence MNEFKIHSKFKPMGDQPKAIDSIVNGIVNKKDKFQTLLGVTGSGKTFTMANIIERVKKPTLVLAHNKTLAAQLCSEFREFFPENCVEYFVSYYDYYQPEAYVPQTDTYIEKDASINDEIDKLRHSATCALFERKDVIVVASVSCIYGLGNPEEYSKLTISLRQGMIKDRDDIIKRLVEIQYERNEINFVRGTFRVKGDVLDIFPASFTNKAVRIEFFGDEIDKIKEFDVVTGKVTGKRNHVHIFPASHFVTSRDKLEIAIERIEEELDDRLKELVSNDKLLEAQRLKQRTNFDIEMMREVGYCSGIENYSRILDGRAKGSPPQTLIDYFPDDYLLFIDESHVTLPQVRAMYAGDRSRKNSLVDYGFRLPSAFDNRPLQFSEFEKKLNQVVFVSATPSDYELKNSQNIAEQIIRPTGLLDPEIIVRPIKGQVDDLYSSIKETTKCGFRTLVTTLTKKMAEDLTDYFKELDIKATYLHSDIDTIERMKIVNELRKGEVDVLIGINLLREGLDIPEVALVAILDADKEGFLRSERSLIQTIGRAARNSESRVIMYADVITDSMNKAITETRRRREIQMEYNKKNGITPTTINKGIRDIIEATTVIREKEEYNTLEDAVKANNEDIDTLIKKYEREMKQFAKELQFEKAAEIRNIIYKLKKQKKVE; translated from the coding sequence ATGAACGAATTTAAAATACACTCTAAATTTAAACCTATGGGTGATCAGCCTAAGGCTATAGATAGTATAGTGAATGGTATAGTTAATAAAAAGGATAAGTTTCAAACGCTTCTTGGAGTTACAGGTTCCGGAAAAACATTTACTATGGCTAATATTATAGAAAGAGTTAAAAAACCAACATTAGTACTTGCACATAATAAGACTTTAGCAGCCCAGTTATGTTCAGAATTTAGAGAGTTTTTTCCAGAAAATTGCGTTGAATATTTTGTATCATATTATGATTATTATCAGCCGGAAGCGTATGTACCCCAAACTGATACCTACATAGAAAAAGATGCTTCAATAAATGATGAGATAGATAAGTTAAGACATTCAGCTACTTGTGCTTTGTTTGAAAGAAAGGATGTTATTGTTGTAGCATCTGTATCTTGTATATATGGTCTTGGTAATCCTGAGGAATATAGTAAACTTACAATCTCTTTAAGGCAGGGAATGATAAAAGATAGAGATGATATAATAAAAAGGCTTGTGGAAATACAATATGAAAGGAACGAGATAAATTTTGTCAGGGGAACTTTTAGAGTAAAGGGTGATGTACTAGATATTTTTCCGGCTTCCTTTACTAATAAAGCTGTTAGAATAGAATTTTTCGGAGATGAAATAGATAAGATAAAAGAGTTTGATGTTGTAACAGGAAAAGTTACAGGAAAAAGAAATCATGTACATATATTCCCGGCATCTCACTTTGTTACATCAAGAGACAAACTTGAAATAGCTATAGAGCGCATAGAAGAGGAACTTGATGATAGATTAAAAGAACTTGTATCTAATGATAAACTTCTTGAAGCGCAGAGGTTAAAGCAGAGAACTAATTTTGATATAGAGATGATGAGAGAAGTTGGTTACTGCAGTGGAATAGAAAATTATTCAAGGATACTAGATGGAAGGGCAAAGGGAAGTCCACCTCAGACACTAATTGATTATTTCCCGGATGATTATCTTTTATTTATAGATGAAAGCCATGTTACTTTGCCTCAGGTAAGGGCTATGTATGCTGGTGACAGATCAAGAAAAAATTCACTTGTAGATTATGGATTCAGGCTTCCTTCAGCTTTTGACAATAGACCCCTGCAGTTTAGTGAGTTTGAGAAAAAATTGAATCAGGTAGTCTTTGTAAGCGCCACACCATCGGATTATGAACTTAAAAATTCTCAGAATATAGCAGAACAGATAATAAGGCCCACAGGTCTTTTGGATCCTGAAATCATAGTTAGACCTATTAAGGGACAGGTAGATGATTTGTATTCAAGTATAAAGGAAACTACTAAATGTGGGTTTAGAACTTTGGTTACAACTCTTACAAAAAAAATGGCAGAGGATTTAACTGATTATTTTAAAGAACTTGATATAAAGGCAACATATTTACATTCAGATATAGATACAATAGAGAGGATGAAGATTGTAAATGAACTCAGGAAAGGCGAGGTAGATGTACTAATAGGTATAAATCTTCTTAGAGAGGGATTGGATATTCCTGAGGTTGCCCTTGTTGCAATACTTGATGCAGATAAAGAGGGCTTTTTAAGGTCTGAAAGGTCACTTATTCAAACTATAGGCAGAGCTGCAAGAAATTCAGAGAGCAGAGTTATAATGTATGCGGATGTGATTACAGATTCAATGAATAAGGCAATAACGGAAACCAGAAGAAGAAGAGAAATTCAGATGGAATATAATAAGAAAAATGGGATTACTCCTACTACAATAAATAAAGGTATAAGGGATATAATTGAAGCAACTACTGTTATTCGTGAAAAAGAGGAGTATAATACCTTAGAAGATGCGGTAAAGGCGAATAATGAAGATATAGATACACTAATCAAGAAATATGAAAGGGAAATGAAACAGTTTGCTAAAGAGCTTCAATTTGAAAAGGCAGCTGAAATTAGAAATATTATATATAAACTTAAAAAGCAGAAAAAAGTCGAGTGA
- a CDS encoding FHA domain-containing protein, which yields MDLSSLSLIFKIVIIAIIYIIIMVALRIMYKDIKNGGRKSKRLTRRSFGLEIVNPGNNNNLRKGAVIPIRGEISIGRKSNNLLVLDDPYASGYHARVYSRNNAHILEDLHSTNGTLLNGTKVTGKTYIKAGDEVRIGNTSFKVIG from the coding sequence ATGGATTTGAGTAGTTTGAGTTTGATATTTAAAATTGTAATAATTGCTATTATATATATCATAATCATGGTAGCTCTTAGGATAATGTATAAAGACATAAAGAATGGCGGAAGAAAATCCAAAAGACTTACCAGGAGATCTTTTGGTCTTGAAATAGTAAATCCAGGGAATAATAATAATTTAAGAAAAGGTGCAGTTATTCCAATAAGAGGTGAGATTAGCATAGGAAGAAAAAGTAATAATTTACTGGTACTTGATGATCCTTATGCATCCGGTTATCATGCAAGAGTTTATTCAAGAAACAATGCTCATATATTAGAAGATCTACATAGCACAAATGGTACGTTACTTAATGGAACAAAAGTTACTGGAAAAACCTATATTAAGGCCGGAGATGAGGTTAGAATAGGTAACACCTCGTTTAAGGTTATAGGGTAG
- a CDS encoding OB-fold nucleic acid binding domain-containing protein, which translates to MKIEDISKLSNGDSVEVLGMISDKRIGHKKDGNPYIIMIIQDDTGSVAFPIWDNYQKLMDSTKEGIIVRVKGYAGSFNGNMQIKNPVIQVVTEDINYSEFVPSYDIPHELVTYFINTVNKLEDKYKKIAVAATGVSGYNNDRWKAFLTCVAAEKFHGNKRGGLFLHTIGVMKTMESILSNYIDNPFYMDAKSVISKDRLMLKAIIHDVMKIKEYDYSGIIRRKPIKLDHIVMGAAYIIEINNEVGNILDDDELDDICYSILSHHGEYGKFEAKGVEDILLNIADTVDSQIVNAIENKI; encoded by the coding sequence ATGAAGATAGAAGATATATCTAAATTATCCAATGGTGACAGTGTTGAGGTTTTGGGGATGATAAGTGACAAGAGAATAGGGCACAAAAAGGATGGAAACCCATATATTATAATGATAATTCAAGATGACACCGGATCAGTAGCATTTCCAATTTGGGATAACTATCAAAAACTAATGGATTCAACAAAAGAAGGAATAATTGTGAGAGTGAAAGGCTATGCGGGGAGTTTTAACGGCAATATGCAGATAAAAAATCCCGTTATTCAAGTTGTTACTGAAGATATTAATTATTCAGAATTTGTACCTTCTTATGATATACCACATGAACTTGTAACTTATTTTATAAATACTGTAAATAAGCTTGAGGATAAATATAAAAAGATTGCTGTAGCGGCTACGGGGGTCTCCGGATATAATAATGATAGATGGAAGGCATTTCTGACATGTGTTGCGGCTGAAAAATTTCATGGAAATAAGCGCGGAGGCCTATTTCTACATACTATTGGTGTGATGAAAACAATGGAAAGTATTTTAAGCAACTATATTGATAATCCGTTTTACATGGATGCAAAAAGTGTTATAAGTAAAGATAGACTAATGTTAAAGGCAATAATACATGATGTTATGAAAATTAAAGAATATGATTATAGTGGAATAATACGAAGGAAACCTATCAAGCTCGATCATATAGTGATGGGAGCGGCCTATATCATTGAAATAAATAATGAGGTTGGAAATATACTTGATGATGACGAACTGGATGATATATGTTATTCTATTTTATCTCATCATGGAGAATATGGAAAATTTGAAGCTAAGGGAGTAGAAGATATACTCCTAAATATAGCAGATACGGTAGACAGCCAAATTGTGAATGCAATAGAAAATAAAATATGA
- a CDS encoding FtsX-like permease family protein, with amino-acid sequence MSKPFYSKLALINIRKNSKTYIPFILTCIFTVMMFYIMQSLSLNDGLNKIRGTEVIKTILDLGTIIIGIFSAIFLFYTNSFLIKRRKKEIGLYNILGLEKKHIAKVLFLECIFTSAISLITGLLLGIILDKLIFLLLIKLLNFKVSLGFSISVPSIIHTLILFGIIFFATLLSNLFQIKILKPIELLKSSEHGEKEPKTKWLITFIGVVALCSGYGIALNVKSPLTAFTLFFGAVILVMIGTYALFTSGSIVVLKLLRKRKNFYYKTSNFISVSGMMYRMKQNAVGLANICILSTAVLIMISTTVSLYAGMEGTLKANYPRDIIVTTDKTDKDHAKKVNQILEAITKNNNVVIQDKFYYSDNSSQFIEKEGKFLSADKNNSSGHFAVITALPISDYNRLEGKNITLTNDEILLFSNIKNFDGSKINIDNKTLKIKQKLSSLPNGLGKNITNDVVDTYVIFANDISSIGKNGFNEYTFEFNINGTDKNILSISNKLNKAFSENKINANIQSAASSRNDFLSLYGGLFFLGIFLGILFLMATVLIIYYKQISEGYEDKERFKIMQKVGMDKTEIKKTIKSQVLMVFFLPLVFTIIHVAFVFPMMTKLLALLGLTNINLFILSTVITILIFAAIYTIVFALTARVYYKIVE; translated from the coding sequence ATGAGTAAACCATTTTACTCAAAACTTGCATTAATAAACATAAGAAAAAATAGTAAAACATATATTCCATTCATACTCACATGTATATTCACTGTTATGATGTTTTATATAATGCAGTCACTTTCACTAAACGATGGTCTAAATAAAATAAGAGGAACTGAAGTCATAAAAACAATTCTGGATTTAGGAACAATAATAATTGGAATTTTTTCAGCCATATTTCTTTTCTATACAAATAGTTTTCTTATTAAAAGACGTAAAAAGGAGATTGGACTGTACAATATACTGGGACTTGAAAAAAAACATATTGCAAAAGTACTATTCCTCGAATGTATCTTTACATCAGCCATTAGTTTAATAACCGGGCTTTTACTTGGAATTATTCTAGATAAATTGATATTTCTTTTACTAATAAAATTACTTAATTTTAAGGTGTCCCTCGGATTTTCTATTTCAGTACCATCTATTATACACACCTTAATCTTGTTTGGAATAATATTTTTTGCAACATTATTGTCAAACTTGTTTCAAATCAAAATATTAAAACCTATTGAGCTTTTAAAGAGTTCAGAGCATGGAGAAAAAGAGCCGAAGACCAAATGGCTTATAACCTTTATAGGTGTTGTAGCTCTTTGTAGTGGATATGGTATAGCTTTGAATGTCAAATCACCACTTACTGCTTTTACCTTGTTCTTTGGTGCAGTTATTTTGGTTATGATAGGAACTTATGCACTTTTTACATCAGGAAGCATTGTTGTATTAAAACTTTTAAGAAAAAGAAAAAACTTTTATTACAAAACAAGTAACTTTATATCTGTCTCAGGCATGATGTACAGAATGAAGCAGAATGCAGTTGGTCTCGCAAATATTTGTATATTAAGTACTGCTGTGCTTATAATGATTTCAACTACTGTTTCTCTATATGCTGGCATGGAAGGCACTTTAAAAGCAAACTATCCAAGAGACATAATTGTAACTACAGATAAAACAGATAAAGACCATGCAAAAAAGGTTAATCAAATTTTAGAAGCTATCACAAAAAATAACAATGTAGTTATACAGGATAAATTCTATTATTCCGATAATAGTTCTCAATTTATAGAAAAGGAAGGAAAATTTTTATCTGCCGACAAAAACAATAGTAGTGGACATTTTGCCGTAATAACAGCCCTTCCAATTTCAGATTACAATAGATTAGAAGGAAAAAATATTACCCTTACAAATGATGAAATCCTTCTTTTCTCAAATATAAAAAACTTTGATGGTAGTAAGATAAATATTGATAATAAAACATTGAAAATCAAACAAAAGCTTTCTAGTCTCCCAAATGGCCTGGGTAAAAATATTACAAATGATGTAGTAGACACTTATGTAATATTTGCAAATGATATAAGTTCCATTGGCAAAAATGGTTTTAATGAGTACACATTCGAATTTAATATTAATGGCACGGATAAAAATATATTATCCATATCTAACAAGCTTAATAAAGCATTTTCAGAAAATAAAATAAATGCCAATATTCAAAGTGCTGCATCTAGTAGAAATGATTTTCTTTCCTTATATGGAGGATTATTTTTCTTAGGAATATTTCTAGGAATATTATTCCTAATGGCTACAGTCCTTATTATTTATTACAAGCAGATATCAGAGGGCTATGAAGATAAGGAACGTTTTAAAATCATGCAGAAGGTTGGCATGGACAAAACAGAAATAAAGAAAACTATAAAGAGTCAGGTATTAATGGTATTCTTTCTTCCCCTTGTATTTACAATAATCCATGTTGCTTTTGTATTTCCAATGATGACAAAACTTCTAGCCCTTTTAGGTCTGACAAATATAAATTTATTTATACTTTCAACCGTAATAACAATACTAATTTTTGCAGCAATCTACACAATTGTATTTGCATTAACTGCAAGAGTATACTACAAAATTGTTGAATAA
- a CDS encoding MFS transporter — protein sequence MSSISLRIEKLPVTPMLWKVLFLSGIGWLFDAMDQGMMAGVMASIGRSWQLTSADLGLLGSASAVGMAVGAAVAGMIADRYGRRTVITFTLILYGLASAASGIAPNFAVLLFLRFLTGLGLGGELPAASTLVSEFSPTKVRGRMVVLLESFWAWGWIAAALIAYLLIPIYGWRIGFFLGGVPALYAAYLRKGIPESPRYLEQKGYFKEADAIVGKMEKQAGINSKHIDTSPLSGDKRSKGGRLADLWSKAYFKHTIVLWVLWLGINFGYYGFVLWTPTLLVGKGFSLVKGFEFTLIMTIAQLPGYYSAAYLIEKIGRKKVLVIYLIGTAVSAYLFGQAASSNSVLTFGCLLYFFSLGAWGAVYAYTPEVYPTSIRGCGTGWAAAIGRIGAIAAPYVVGLMYGAKGKEIGFTYVFIMLTIVFAVVAAVVALIGVETKGKTLDEINVA from the coding sequence ATGAGTAGTATATCATTAAGAATTGAAAAATTACCGGTTACTCCTATGCTTTGGAAAGTATTATTCTTGTCGGGAATAGGGTGGTTATTTGATGCAATGGATCAGGGGATGATGGCAGGTGTAATGGCCTCCATTGGAAGGTCATGGCAGCTCACTTCTGCTGATCTGGGTCTGCTTGGCAGTGCCTCGGCTGTAGGAATGGCAGTTGGTGCTGCTGTTGCTGGAATGATTGCTGATAGATATGGTAGAAGAACAGTCATTACTTTTACACTTATATTATATGGATTGGCTAGTGCTGCATCAGGAATTGCTCCTAATTTTGCTGTATTACTATTTTTGAGGTTTTTAACTGGATTAGGTCTTGGTGGAGAACTTCCTGCAGCTTCTACTTTAGTCAGTGAGTTTTCACCTACTAAAGTTCGTGGACGTATGGTTGTTCTGCTGGAAAGCTTCTGGGCCTGGGGATGGATTGCTGCAGCTTTAATTGCTTATCTTTTGATTCCTATTTATGGATGGCGTATTGGATTTTTCCTAGGTGGTGTACCAGCATTGTATGCAGCTTACCTTAGGAAAGGTATTCCTGAGTCACCTAGATATTTGGAACAAAAAGGATATTTTAAAGAGGCGGATGCGATTGTAGGCAAAATGGAAAAACAAGCAGGAATAAATAGTAAACACATAGATACAAGCCCTTTATCAGGAGATAAAAGATCAAAAGGTGGCAGACTTGCTGATTTATGGTCAAAAGCTTATTTTAAACATACTATTGTTCTCTGGGTTTTGTGGTTGGGTATTAATTTCGGATATTATGGATTTGTTTTATGGACTCCAACTTTGCTTGTTGGTAAAGGCTTCAGCCTGGTAAAGGGTTTTGAGTTTACATTAATTATGACTATTGCTCAATTACCCGGATATTATAGTGCTGCTTATTTAATAGAGAAGATTGGACGTAAGAAAGTATTGGTGATATATCTCATAGGTACTGCTGTATCAGCATATTTATTTGGACAGGCTGCATCTTCTAATTCTGTACTTACTTTTGGATGCTTATTATATTTCTTCAGTCTTGGAGCATGGGGTGCAGTATATGCTTATACGCCGGAAGTTTATCCTACGAGTATCAGAGGCTGTGGAACTGGCTGGGCGGCTGCAATTGGTCGTATTGGAGCTATTGCTGCTCCTTATGTTGTTGGACTTATGTATGGAGCAAAAGGCAAGGAAATTGGATTTACTTATGTATTTATAATGCTAACTATAGTGTTTGCAGTAGTAGCAGCAGTAGTAGCATTAATTGGAGTTGAAACAAAGGGCAAAACTCTTGATGAAATCAATGTAGCTTAG
- a CDS encoding peptidoglycan D,D-transpeptidase FtsI family protein codes for MKEKDNISNNIKKVLLVFLLCFIVLISYITYFEMVVGPKIVDNQANRRLWVKRNEVLRGTIYDRNGKALTQSERVDKETQKRIYTGGEIFSHILGYVDIKYGITGLERKYDAELMSTDIKDNIKSLIENKGKKQEKLGDSLKTTLDYDVQSKAYELLGDNKGAVVVLNPKTGAVIAMVSKPSFNPNNLQEIWSSVNSDKSMPLLNRATSGLYPPGSTFKTVTAISALENLGGIQSRSFNDNGELYISSGYSLHDFAGESFGNISFKDAYVKSSNVVFGTLALELGNDKLKQTAEEFYFNKAIPTDGIAVEPSRFPTLKSNEKGNIAQSGIGQSSDLATPLQMALIASTVANDGAMPKPYLVNQVITSKGKVVKDIQPENIGQIITPNVANTMKNFMRSVVQEGTGVNAAVDGVEVCGKTGTADHQENGVDATPHSWFIGFGPYNDPQVAVAVIVEDGGQGGIAAASIASQVMRMVINK; via the coding sequence ATGAAAGAGAAGGATAATATATCAAACAATATAAAAAAGGTTCTTTTGGTCTTTCTTTTATGCTTTATAGTACTAATATCTTATATAACATATTTTGAGATGGTAGTAGGACCTAAAATAGTTGATAATCAGGCTAATAGAAGACTTTGGGTTAAGAGAAACGAGGTACTTAGAGGCACTATTTATGATAGAAATGGTAAGGCTCTTACACAAAGTGAGAGAGTTGACAAGGAAACTCAGAAAAGAATTTATACCGGTGGAGAGATATTCTCGCATATACTGGGGTATGTTGATATAAAATATGGTATAACAGGTCTTGAGAGAAAGTATGATGCAGAACTAATGTCTACGGATATAAAAGACAATATAAAGAGTCTGATAGAAAATAAAGGTAAAAAGCAGGAGAAATTAGGCGATAGCTTAAAAACCACACTGGATTATGATGTGCAGAGCAAGGCGTATGAATTATTAGGTGATAATAAAGGTGCTGTAGTTGTTCTTAATCCTAAAACCGGAGCTGTTATAGCTATGGTTTCAAAACCGTCATTCAATCCAAATAATTTGCAGGAAATATGGAGTTCTGTAAATTCTGATAAAAGTATGCCATTGCTTAATAGAGCCACTTCCGGACTATATCCGCCTGGTTCCACATTTAAGACAGTAACAGCTATAAGTGCACTTGAAAATTTAGGAGGAATTCAAAGCAGGTCTTTCAATGATAATGGAGAATTATATATAAGCAGTGGGTATTCTCTTCATGATTTTGCAGGAGAGTCGTTTGGTAACATATCATTTAAGGATGCATATGTCAAATCAAGTAATGTAGTATTTGGAACCTTGGCCCTGGAGCTAGGAAATGACAAGTTAAAGCAAACAGCAGAGGAATTTTATTTTAATAAGGCAATTCCAACAGATGGTATTGCAGTTGAACCCAGTCGATTTCCTACATTGAAATCCAATGAAAAAGGTAATATTGCACAGAGTGGAATAGGTCAAAGCAGCGATCTTGCAACACCTCTTCAGATGGCATTAATCGCAAGTACTGTTGCAAATGATGGAGCTATGCCTAAACCGTATTTAGTAAATCAGGTTATTACAAGTAAAGGTAAAGTAGTCAAAGATATACAACCTGAGAATATAGGACAAATAATAACTCCAAATGTAGCAAATACTATGAAGAATTTTATGAGATCTGTTGTTCAGGAAGGTACTGGTGTCAATGCTGCAGTTGATGGAGTGGAAGTTTGTGGTAAGACTGGAACAGCCGATCATCAGGAAAATGGTGTAGATGCAACACCACATTCGTGGTTTATAGGATTTGGACCATATAATGATCCTCAAGTTGCAGTCGCAGTAATAGTTGAAGATGGAGGTCAGGGAGGTATAGCAGCTGCAAGTATAGCTTCTCAAGTTATGAGAATGGTAATAAACAAGTAA